In Candidatus Defluviibacterium haderslevense, the following are encoded in one genomic region:
- a CDS encoding TonB family protein, translated as MKKPIHPKKFLPTLTYEGGDKKLFQFITNHLKYPLEAIENKIEGTVIVKYEINYKGHITQTKVISGIGYGCDEEAERVVRLLEFKVSKSRDLKFKFYKTIQIHFKSPNTPIEQSIQTTYTYTIEPSKTTNEPPSYHYTIIT; from the coding sequence TTGAAAAAACCAATCCATCCAAAGAAATTTTTACCCACTTTAACTTACGAAGGTGGTGATAAAAAATTATTTCAATTCATCACCAATCATTTAAAGTATCCTCTTGAAGCCATCGAAAATAAAATCGAAGGTACTGTCATTGTAAAATATGAAATCAACTACAAAGGACATATTACACAAACTAAAGTCATTTCTGGAATTGGTTATGGTTGTGATGAAGAAGCAGAGCGCGTCGTTCGTTTATTAGAATTTAAAGTTAGCAAAAGTAGGGATTTGAAATTCAAATTTTATAAAACGATACAGATCCATTTTAAATCACCAAATACCCCAATCGAACAGTCCATTCAAACAACATATACTTACACCATTGAACCTAGCAAAACAACAAACGAACCTCCATCCTATCATTATACGATTATAACATAA